Within Pseudomonadota bacterium, the genomic segment TACGCGAGCTGGGGCACGCTCGAGTGGCTCGGCTTCGTGGGCACGCTCCACACGCCGTGCGGCGCGCTCGCCACCGCGGAGGACGTCATCGCCTGCGAGGGCGATCTCGTCTGCGCGGCGGCGGGGGAGGGCGGCCGCGAGATCTGCGTCGCACCGTGCGGCACGGTCGCCGACTGCCCGCTGCCCGACATCATGCTGTGCCAGGTGAACCTATGCGTCCTCGACCCCGCGGTCGGGTGGTGATAGCCTTTTTTCATGGCAGCCGAGCGCAACATCGCCATTCCCCAGGAGGCGCTCGCCGAGTACTGCAGGGCGCACGGCATGCGTTGGCTCGCGTTCTTCGGATCGGTGCTCCGGGATGATTTCGGATCGGACAGCGACGTCGACGTGCTGGTCGAGTTCGAGTCGGGGCGCACCCCGGGTCTGCTCGGCATGTCGGCCCTGGAGATCGAGCTCGGGGAGATTCTCGGACGGAAGGTCGACCTGCGGACGCCGGCCGATCTGAGCCGCTACTTCCGCGAAGAGGTCGTCGG encodes:
- a CDS encoding nucleotidyltransferase domain-containing protein, whose product is MAAERNIAIPQEALAEYCRAHGMRWLAFFGSVLRDDFGSDSDVDVLVEFESGRTPGLLGMSALEIELGEILGRKVDLRTPADLSRYFREEVVGSSEVRYEAVTSDLPALLPSFEKTLGE